A segment of the bacterium BMS3Abin14 genome:
ACAGCGGCCCATGGCTTAGGAAAGAGGGCTTGGGTGATCTTTTCCTGCGCCTGAGCGTCATTCATCCGGCACAGGATTTCGGCGGCATCGGCAAATTTGGGGCCATCCAATGTCAGCATCTTCTCGACAATGAGAGGAATGGCATCAGCGCCTGTCCTGACCAGAGATTTTGAGACGGCCCGCCTGATGCCGGCGTCATCGTCCGCAAGACAATCAAGCAGATCCGGCAGAGCCTTTTGATCCTTTATCATGGAAATGCCGTCCAGAGCGTTCTTTCTCATAAGGGTCTCACCATGGGCGTCCTCATACAGGGTTTTCCATGCATTTCTTCCAATACCGGCCAGGGAGTGGGCGGCTACCCATCCGACCTTCTCGTCAGCGAGCAGGGCGCTTAACACCGGAAGGCTCTGCGGGTAACCCAGTTCCCCCAGGATAACGATGGCATTCATGCGAACGTTGCTGCTGCCGGTCCGTGCGCGGAGATGCAGGACGTCCAGCGCCTTTTCACCCATGCGAAGGATGATAAGGTTCCTGGTGTAGCAGAACTCCTCATCCCCGGTTGCCTGGAGCAGCTCGTCCACCGCTTCATTTCCCATCTGCATGAACGCGAACGAGACCAGCCAGTGTATCTTTTCCTCGTTGGCCAGTCTGTAGATGAGAGGGCGAATGGCTCGGGGATCCTTGAACTCCATGAGGGCCGACACGGCGAACATCCTGACCGTTGGGTCGGGGTCCTCCAGCAGGTTGATGATGGGAACGATGGCCCGCTTGTCACCGATCTTCCTTAAGGATGATACAATATTTTTGCGGATCAGGGCATTCGGTGACGTCAGGTGCTCAATCAGAATGGGCACCACGTCCGATCCGAGCCTGGCCAGAGCGTCGCCGGCAAACTCCTGTACCTGCATATCCTTGTCACCCATGGCTGTAATAAGGGTATCTACCACATTCATACTTTGGAAATTACCAAGAGCGCTTACCACGTTGCGGCGAACGGTGGGCGACGGATCCGACAACCCCTTCACCAGGAGGGGGATGGATTCCGGAACCCTGATCCGCCCCAGCGCCATTGCCGCGCCACTGCGAACCTTCTCGTTGTTGGATTCCATGGACGCTTCAAGAACCTTGGCAGCCCTCCATCCAAATTTCTGGGCGGCCATGAGGACAAAGTCCGCAAGCCCCACATCTTCCGTGTCGAACAGCTCCAGGATATAGCCCAACGCATTCTCGTCCCCCAGATCCGTGAGAGCCTGGATGACCTGCATCCTTACTTCGCGAGACGGGTCCTTAAGGTGATCATACAGGGGCCCAATTGCCAATCGGTCCTTGATTATCCCAAGGAGATAAGCCGCCCTGGCCCTGTTATATTCATTGGGATCATCCAGCATTCCCAGGATATAGGGAACAGCTTCAGAGCCCAGCTCCACAAAAACAGACTCGCACATCCAGCTGATTTCCGGGTTGTCCATTCCATGGAATATAGCTCGCAGGCCCTTATCACCCCACCCCTTGATGCTTTTCACGGCCTCCATCCTAACCTTCAGATCAGGATAGTTCAGCAGGTCCAGACTGAACTGAAGCGCCGCCGGGGTTCCCTCCTCCCTGATAGCATCGAGCACCGCAGATCTCTTACCCTCAGTTGCCAGATAGTACTGTTTTTCCAGATTATCCAGGTGAACGGCATTTGCCGAAAGGTCGGACGCCCACCCGGCAAGGAGGAAGCTTGCAAGAAGGATGCTTATGAAGTATCGTTTTTTTTCAAACATGATAGTTGACGTAACCGCAATAAATTCTGTTAAACACCTTCACCAGGAGATATCTAAATTACATTGACCGGCATGGACAATCAACCACATAACGCACAGATTTTTCTGGTTGACGCTATCCGGATGGCCCGGCGGGCCGGACTTGTCCTCAAGAACAGGCTGAAAACCGATTTTGAGATCGAATACAAGGGGGAAGTGGACCTCGTAACGGAGATGGATCGCATCGCCCAGAATATCATTGTGGATGAGATAAGGGCCAACTATCCCGGGCATGGCATTCTGGCAGAGGAGGGCATCGACGATAAAGGGCTGGAGGGCTACGTCTGGATAGTTGACCCTCTCGACGGCACCACCAACTATTCCCACAGATTTCCCATCTTCAGCGTGTCCATCGCCATCACCTTCCGTGGGGAAACCATATGCGGAGTAGTCCATAGCCCTATTTCTGAGGAGACCTTCTCGGCAATCAAAGGGGAGGGGGCCTCCCTTAACGGACAGTCAATTTCCGTTTCCAAAACAACCGATCTTGACCGGAGTCTGCTGGCAACCGGTTTTCCATACAACATCAGGGATAATGCGGGGGCAATTCTGGACAGGTTCGGCAGGATGGCGGTTCAGGCCCAGGGAATCAGGCGATGCGGGAGCGCCGCTCTGGACCTGTGTTTCGTTGCATGCGGCCGACTGGACGGTTTCTGGGAAGCAGGCCTTAAACCCTGGGACATAGCGTCCGGCATTCTCATCGTCGAGGAAGCCGGGGGCTTGGCGACCGATTTTTCGAAAATGCCGATCACTCTGGACGGAGCCAGTGTTTTAGCTTCAAACCGAAAAATCCACAGGGAGATGGCGCAGGTCCTGAACCCTCACGCTTCGGGCAAGCGTAAGGACTGAAACGGTTGCCCCTGCCTTCCTGAGGGCTCTGCTGCACACCCGTGCCGTAGCTCCGCTGGTATAAACATCGTCAAAAATGAGGAGCCGCATTCCGGCGACACTCCCGCCCCAACTGCTCAAAATATATCCATTCCGGGCGTTTTGCTCCCTTTCCTTAAATCCAAGGCCTACCTGAGGTCTTTCCTTCACCCTCGTAAGTACCCGGGGCAGCATGGGAACGTCTAAAATTTCAGCCAGCGGCTTCGCCAACACCTCTGCCTGGTTGAAACCTCTCTTCATGAGCCTTCTGAAGTGTATGGGAACCGGAACAACTCCGTCCACAGGTGGTAAATCAATGCCGGCCAGACCTTTTTTCAGTGCCCATTGAAGCGGATCGAGGAGAGACAGTTTCCCCCGGAATTTAAGGAGAGTTATAGCCGTAGCCAATTCGTCGCTATACCGGAAGAGCCCACGACACCATTGGAATGGAGGTTTTTTCAGAATACATCTTAAACAGAGGTGGGGGTCGTCGGGAACACGGAAAGGCTCTCCGCACCAGCTGCAAACGTGGCCCGGCAAAGGTTCCATCAGGGTGAGACAACGATCACAGCAATGA
Coding sequences within it:
- a CDS encoding putative lyase translates to MFEKKRYFISILLASFLLAGWASDLSANAVHLDNLEKQYYLATEGKRSAVLDAIREEGTPAALQFSLDLLNYPDLKVRMEAVKSIKGWGDKGLRAIFHGMDNPEISWMCESVFVELGSEAVPYILGMLDDPNEYNRARAAYLLGIIKDRLAIGPLYDHLKDPSREVRMQVIQALTDLGDENALGYILELFDTEDVGLADFVLMAAQKFGWRAAKVLEASMESNNEKVRSGAAMALGRIRVPESIPLLVKGLSDPSPTVRRNVVSALGNFQSMNVVDTLITAMGDKDMQVQEFAGDALARLGSDVVPILIEHLTSPNALIRKNIVSSLRKIGDKRAIVPIINLLEDPDPTVRMFAVSALMEFKDPRAIRPLIYRLANEEKIHWLVSFAFMQMGNEAVDELLQATGDEEFCYTRNLIILRMGEKALDVLHLRARTGSSNVRMNAIVILGELGYPQSLPVLSALLADEKVGWVAAHSLAGIGRNAWKTLYEDAHGETLMRKNALDGISMIKDQKALPDLLDCLADDDAGIRRAVSKSLVRTGADAIPLIVEKMLTLDGPKFADAAEILCRMNDAQAQEKITQALFPKPWAAVALEKDRLFRFRHIYARKGSIVAVRDRVNNEISGSSGGGAWQRVAQ
- the suhB gene encoding inositol-1-monophosphatase, which encodes MDNQPHNAQIFLVDAIRMARRAGLVLKNRLKTDFEIEYKGEVDLVTEMDRIAQNIIVDEIRANYPGHGILAEEGIDDKGLEGYVWIVDPLDGTTNYSHRFPIFSVSIAITFRGETICGVVHSPISEETFSAIKGEGASLNGQSISVSKTTDLDRSLLATGFPYNIRDNAGAILDRFGRMAVQAQGIRRCGSAALDLCFVACGRLDGFWEAGLKPWDIASGILIVEEAGGLATDFSKMPITLDGASVLASNRKIHREMAQVLNPHASGKRKD
- a CDS encoding DNA utilization protein GntX, with amino-acid sequence MEPLPGHVCSWCGEPFRVPDDPHLCLRCILKKPPFQWCRGLFRYSDELATAITLLKFRGKLSLLDPLQWALKKGLAGIDLPPVDGVVPVPIHFRRLMKRGFNQAEVLAKPLAEILDVPMLPRVLTRVKERPQVGLGFKEREQNARNGYILSSWGGSVAGMRLLIFDDVYTSGATARVCSRALRKAGATVSVLTLARSVRVQDLRHLPVDFSV